The genome window CACCACGCTCGCGGCGCCGACGGCCTGCCCGGCTTCGTCGAGTTCGGACAGCGCCTGCACGAGGCGCTCATAGTATTCGCGTCCCGCCTCGGTAGGGGCGACGCGTCGTGTCGTGCGATGCAGCAGCCGCGCACCGAGCTGCTGCTCGAGATGCATCACGTGCTTGCTCGCCATCGCAGCCGACATCTGCATGCGCTCGGCCGCGCCGACGAAGCTGCCCACTTCGACGACGTAGCGAAACACATTCATGCTGACGAGGGTATCCATCGAACTAGCTCGTAATGACGGGGAATGGTCCAATTACGAGATAGGGTAACAAAGGCGGGGAAACAGAAAGGTCAAGAAAGGCAAAACGGCGCCGCGGGGTCGCAGCGCCGTTTTTGGCGGGAAAACATGCAGTCCGGACGCGCTTTTCACCCGCGTCCGGCACGCCGGCCGCGCGTGCGCGTCAGAACTTCGCGCGGATGCCGGCGCCGAACGTGTTGCCGGTCGACAGGCCGCTGATGTGGTCGTTCATGTACGCGGCGTAGACGTCCGTGCGCTTGGACAGCGGATAGTCGTAGCCGACGGCCCAGGTCTGGCGCGTCTGGTCGAGGCCGCCCGAATCGCGCGAGTACGCGTACGACGCCATCGCGTTGCCCACGCCGAGCGGCACCGACACGCCGCCCTGCGCGGTGTTCACGTGCCAGCTGCCCGCGACCTGGTCATTCTTCGTATACATGTACTGGCCGAACAGCTTCACGTATTTCAGGTCGTAGGTCGCCCCGACTTGCGCGATGCCCTGGCTCTTCATGCCGGCCACCAGCGCGCTCAGGTCACGCGGGCCGTTGTTGAAGTTCACGTACTGGTAGACCGCGGTCGCCGCGAACGGACCGTTCGCATAGTTGAACTGCGCGCTCCACTTCTTCGAGCCGTTGTCGCCGGCCTGGTTGCCGAGTGCGTACATCGCGCCGAAATTCAGGCCACCGAACGAAGGCGACGTGTACGACAGCGCGTTGTTCCAGCCCGAATCGCC of Burkholderia sp. HI2500 contains these proteins:
- a CDS encoding porin, producing the protein MKAFARRASRTSVKLIAAAACVAATAPVHAQSSVSLYGQVDEWVGATKFPGGNRAWNVSGGGMSTSYWGLHGAEDLGNGYKAIFTLESFFRAQNGQFGRFQGDTFFARNAYVGIDSPYGTVTAGRLTTHLFLSTILFNPFYDSYTFSPMVYHVFLGLGTFPTYPSDQGAVGDSGWNNALSYTSPSFGGLNFGAMYALGNQAGDNGSKKWSAQFNYANGPFAATAVYQYVNFNNGPRDLSALVAGMKSQGIAQVGATYDLKYVKLFGQYMYTKNDQVAGSWHVNTAQGGVSVPLGVGNAMASYAYSRDSGGLDQTRQTWAVGYDYPLSKRTDVYAAYMNDHISGLSTGNTFGAGIRAKF